One region of Candidatus Riesia pediculischaeffi genomic DNA includes:
- a CDS encoding polyprenyl synthetase family protein produces the protein MKMKLGPIVELIKEEMYFVNKLILDQFRSDIRLINELMKYFNKRSGKRIRPIITLLCSKILGFRGKKNIIAASLIEFIHIATLLHDDIIDSSIVRRGQKKSSMVFGNEANVLIGDLVYTKSLKMMIELDSKKVLELITDTVHIIVQGEILQLSNRNLEISENLYMKTIYQKTSSLFEAASCITATICNVDSDKKKVFKKYGRHFGNAFQLINDIRDYKRCNNYKCSGNDLNDGNFTLPLIHVMKKIPAKESIKIKKMIQDGRGRYALKRILPLMKRYRSLEYSEMVAKKEVKYAIRSLSHLEYSSYKIALTQLAISILY, from the coding sequence ATGAAAATGAAACTAGGACCAATTGTCGAATTAATTAAAGAGGAAATGTACTTTGTAAATAAATTGATTCTAGATCAATTTAGATCTGATATTCGATTGATTAACGAACTGATGAAATATTTTAATAAAAGATCTGGAAAGAGAATTAGACCTATAATTACATTGTTATGTAGTAAAATATTAGGGTTTCGAGGAAAAAAAAATATCATTGCGGCATCTTTAATTGAATTTATTCACATTGCAACTCTTTTACACGATGATATCATCGATTCTTCCATTGTGCGTCGAGGACAGAAGAAGTCAAGTATGGTGTTTGGAAATGAAGCAAATGTTCTAATAGGAGATTTAGTATATACGAAATCTTTAAAAATGATGATTGAATTAGATTCGAAAAAAGTTTTAGAGTTGATCACCGATACCGTACATATTATCGTTCAAGGAGAAATTTTACAACTTTCTAATCGTAATTTAGAAATTTCTGAAAATTTATATATGAAGACGATATATCAGAAAACTTCTAGCTTATTCGAAGCAGCTTCATGTATTACAGCTACTATCTGCAACGTCGATTCTGACAAAAAAAAAGTTTTTAAAAAGTATGGTAGACATTTTGGAAATGCATTTCAATTAATCAATGATATTAGAGATTATAAACGTTGTAATAATTACAAATGTTCAGGAAATGATTTAAACGACGGTAATTTTACTCTACCGTTAATACATGTTATGAAAAAGATTCCCGCAAAAGAATCTATAAAAATAAAAAAAATGATTCAAGATGGAAGAGGTAGATATGCTTTAAAACGAATACTACCGCTCATGAAGCGATATAGATCTTTAGAGTACTCTGAAATGGTAGCAAAAAAAGAAGTTAAATATGCAATTCGATCATTGAGTCACCTCGAATATTCTTCTTATAAGATAGCATTAACACAACTTGCTATATCGATACTCTATTAG
- the rplU gene encoding 50S ribosomal protein L21: MYIIFRKHSKQYFAKIGSNIKIDRLNVKINSLIEINQILAIYDDRRFFKIGDPFIPHTKIVVKVISHSQEKKIQIIKFRRRKHSRKKQGHRQKFTMIKVKKLFQQKDKKWRTKEQAVLQEMEEILNQKD; encoded by the coding sequence ATGTATATAATTTTTAGAAAACATTCTAAACAATACTTTGCAAAGATCGGATCGAACATAAAGATAGATCGATTGAACGTCAAAATAAATAGTCTAATCGAAATAAATCAAATTTTAGCTATCTATGATGATAGAAGATTTTTTAAAATAGGAGATCCATTCATACCACATACAAAGATTGTCGTAAAAGTAATATCACACTCTCAAGAAAAAAAAATTCAGATCATCAAGTTTAGAAGAAGAAAGCATAGTAGAAAAAAACAAGGTCATCGTCAAAAATTTACGATGATCAAAGTAAAAAAGCTTTTTCAACAAAAGGATAAAAAATGGCGCACAAAAGAGCAAGCGGTTCTACAAGAAATGGAAGAGATTCTCAATCAAAAAGATTAG